The DNA window AATTACGGAACCAATGACTGTCCGTATCGCATTTCTCATGCCAAAAATAAATTTAGATAATTGTATGTATTTCCTAAAATCTAAAGCTGCAACATGATAATTTACTTCCGATTCACCCATACCTTGCTTTTGATATGCTATTCCAAGAAAGCTTCCACTGTTTGGATATACATTAAAATCCCTAGTGTCAAATCTATACTTTATTGCTGTATATATATTCCTATCGATACCTGCTGTTGAGACTGTCCTGCCAGGTTGATATTCCGGAACTTTTATATATTGAAAGCCCGCGGTTAAATTCACTTCATGAAATATCCCAAATTTTTTACCAAAATTAATTTCAGAGAAAAAGACATCTTCAGTATAATTTTGAGAATTAGTAATCGATCTTCGACTCTTATTTTTCCTTTTAATGAAGGATGTTTTCCCCTGCATGGTTAAATGCAACTCTTCATGTATCCATGGATGAGTGTAATCCATACTTACCCAAGGATCGTAACCAAGTACTCCGCCAAGAAACAGAGTTTCGTTCATTCCGGTAAGATTTCTTACAGTTAAGCCGAGTCCATACGAAAGTTTTTTCCAGTCGCGTTCTCTAATTTCAAAAATTGGAACTGGCCAAATGTACCATGCTTCCTCCACCAGCACAACTAATTGAAAACCTGTATCCACCGGCACTAAAAGTAAATTTACTTGAGAAAATAATCCAAGACTTAGGATTCTACTTTCATCGTATCTTATGAGATCATCAGAAGCTATTGAACCGGTTTTAATCTGCATTTCACGGAGAATGACTTTTTCATTGGTAAGTTTATTTCCAATGATTTTGATATCAGCAATGTAATACAATCGTGAGATGCTCTCAGCGTTTGTGTCTCTCAGTGTATCAACATCTTGACTGAAAATTTTCGTTGAAATAATGATTATAAAAAATATGTATTTTATTATTACCCTCACTTAATCAATTATTTTTGACTAAAAATTACAATTCCTGTATTCAACGGCAATACAGTGATTCATCACAACCTGCATTCCTGCAGCGATAGCTTTACTGCGCGCGTGCTCATTTTCGACACCAAGCTGCATCCAGATCACTTTTGCTCCAACTTCGATTGCTTCATCAACAATTTCATCAACAAATTCCGAGCGGCGAAAAATATCAACAATGTCCACCTTAAAAGGTACTTCCTTTAATGATTTATAAACTTTGAAACCATTAAAATCCTTCTCAATAGGATTTACACCAACAACATTATATCCTTTATCTCTTAAAAAATTCGCAATTAATCCGGAATCCCTTCCTAGCTTGCTCGATATTCCGACAACCGCAATATTTTTTGCATGTTTTAATATTTCACAGTAATCCATAGTTATTAATCCAATTTTTGATCTATTTCATATGAACTTATTGGTTCACAGCTGCAAACGAGATTTCTATCTCCGTGGGCGCTGTTAATGCGTCCGACATAGGGCCAAAATTTATTTCGTTTTGTCCATTCAGCTGGAAAGGCAGCCTTTTCTCTTGAATATTTATGATTCCAAGTGTCCGAGACTACATCCAGCGAGGTATGCGGCGCATTTTTTAAAACATTATCAACTTTATCAGAATTCCCACGTTCAATTTCTTTGATTTCCTGACGAATCATTATCATTGCATTGCAGAAACGGTCGAGTTCATATTTGCTTTCACTCTCTGTCGGTTCAACCATTAATGTACCTGGAACGGGAAATGAAACTGTTGGTGCATGAAATCCATAGTCCATTAGTCTCTTTGCAATATCTTCAACTTCGATATTTGCCGTTGATTTAAATTCACGCATATCGAAGATCAGCTCGTGTGCAACTCTACCTTTGCTTCCTGTATAAAGAACTCTGAAATGTTTTTCAAGTTTAGCTTTGATGTAATTCGCATTAAGGATTGCTGTCTCAGTTGCTTTTTTGAGTCCCTTACTTCCCATCATTTTGATATAAGCGTGAGAGATGATCAGAACATTGGCGCTTCCCCAAGGTGCCGCCGAGATAGATGATATTCCCTTTTCGCCGCCTACCGAAATTATCGGATGTGAAGGGAGAAATTGTTTCAAATGTTCAGCAACTGCAATTG is part of the Ignavibacteria bacterium genome and encodes:
- a CDS encoding CoA-binding protein; its protein translation is MDYCEILKHAKNIAVVGISSKLGRDSGLIANFLRDKGYNVVGVNPIEKDFNGFKVYKSLKEVPFKVDIVDIFRRSEFVDEIVDEAIEVGAKVIWMQLGVENEHARSKAIAAGMQVVMNHCIAVEYRNCNF